In the Theobroma cacao cultivar B97-61/B2 chromosome 1, Criollo_cocoa_genome_V2, whole genome shotgun sequence genome, one interval contains:
- the LOC18614330 gene encoding pectinesterase 2, giving the protein MAPSQIFIAIFLASFFLVPAVLGYGTNAVRSWCSKTPNPQPCEYFLSNDPKNTPIKDEPDFLKISMQLALERAERAQSHTYLLGPKCRNKREKAAWADCLNLYELTILRLNKTVDSSTKLNKDDAQTWLSTALTNLETCRTGFIELGVPDYILPMMSNNVSNLISNTLALNKAPYKEPSYKDGFPTWVKPGDRKLLQSSSPASRANIVVAQDGSGNYKTIKDAISAASKRSGSGRYVIYVKAGTYKENVEIRSKLKNIMLVGDGIGKTIITGSKSVGQGSTTFNSATVAAVGDGFIARDITIRNTAGPQNHQAVSLRSGSDLSVFYRCSFEGYQDTLYVHSERQFYRECDIYGTVDVIFGNAAVVLQNCNIYARRPPNKTNTVTAQSRTDPNQNTGIIIHNSRVTAASDLKPVQSSVKTYLGRPWKQYSRTVFMKTFLDSLINPAGWMEWDGNFALNTLYYAEYMNTGTGSSTSNRVKWRGYHVLTSASEASKFTVSNFLAGNSWLPATGVPFTSGL; this is encoded by the exons ATGGCACCTTCTCAAATTTTCATAGCAATTTTCCtagcttccttttttcttgttccgGCTGTTTTGGGCTATGGGACGAATGCTGTGAGGTCATGGTGCAGCAAGACTCCCAACCCACAGCCATGCGAGTATTTTTTGAGCAATGATCCAAAAAACACCCCAATCAAAGATGAGCCTGATTTTCTCAAAATCTCCATGCAACTCGCTCTAGAGCGTGCCGAACGTGCGCAAAGTCACACTTACTTGTTGGGCCCAAAATGCcgaaacaagagagaaaaggcTGCATGGGCCGACTGCCTTAATCTCTATGAGCTAACCATCCTCCGCCTCAACAAAACTGTTGATTCGAGCACCAAGCTCAACAAGGATGATGCTCAAACATGGCTCAGCACGGCTTTAACCAACCTCGAAACATGCCGGACGGGGTTCATCGAACTCGGGGTCCCGGATTATATTCTACCCATGATGTCAAATAACGTGTCCAATTTAATCAGTAACACTCTGGCTCTCAACAAGGCACCTTACAAGGAACCTAGCTACAAAGATGGGTTCCCAACATGGGTGAAGCCCGGTGACCGGAAGCTATTGCAGTCTTCATCGCCGGCTTCTAGGGCGAACATCGTGGTAGCACAAGATGGTTCAGGGAATTATAAGACAATAAAAGACGCGATATCCGCTGCTTCAAAGCGGTCGGGAAGTGGAAGGTACGTGATATACGTGAAGGCAGGTACGTACAAGGAAAATGTTGAGATACGCAGCAAGCTGAAAAATATCATGCTGGTGGGCGATGGTATAGGGAAGACCATTATCACCGGGAGCAAAAGCGTTGGACAAGGGTCGACGACTTTCAATTCAGCTACTGTTG CTGCTGTTGGAGATGGGTTCATTGCTCGTGACATTACAATCAGAAACACCGCAGGTCCACAGAATCATCAGGCGGTTTCTCTTCGTTCGGGCTCTGATCTCTCGGTGTTCTATAGATGCAGCTTTGAAGGCTACCAAGACACTCTCTACGTCCATTCcgagaggcaattttacagAGAATGTGACATCTACGGAACCGTTGATGTCATATTCGGCAATGCTGCGGTTGTCTTGCAAAACTGTAACATATATGCTCGCAGACCCCCTAACAAGACCAACACCGTCACTGCCCAGAGCAGGACTGACCCTAACCAAAACACCGGAATTATAATCCACAACTCTAGAGTTACAGCCGCTTCCGACTTGAAGCCGGTACAAAGCTCGGTTAAAACATACCTAGGGAGGCCATGGAAACAATATTCGAGGACGGTTTTCATGAAAACGTTCCTTGATAGCTTGATTAACCCGGCTGGTTGGATGGAGTGGGATGGTAATTTTGCACTCAATACATTGTATTACGCAGAGTATATGAACACTGGCACTGGTTCATCCACATCTAACAGAGTCAAGTGGCGCGGCTACCATGTTCTCACTAGCGCAAGCGAGGCATCGAAGTTCACCGTCAGCAATTTCCTTGCCGGAAATTCTTGGCTGCCTGCCACTGGTGTGCCTTTCACCTCTGGCCTTTAA
- the LOC18614328 gene encoding methionine aminopeptidase 1A, producing MAGGSDVAEALSCAQCGKPAHLQCPKCVELKLPREGAAFCTQDCFKASWSSHKSVHLKAKLSALGTSAAGEQDSHLASEGWLYCLRKGQSRSPKLPHFDWTGTLRPYPISIKRIVPAHIDKPDWAVVGIPKVEPNSDLQHVVEIKTPDQIERMRETCRIAREVLDAAARMIRPGVTTDEIDRVVHEATIDAGGYPSPLNYYFFPKSCCTSVNEVICHGIPDARKLEDGDIVNVDVTVYYKGVHGDLNETYFVGNVDEASRQLVQCTYECLDKAISIVKPGVRFREIGEVINRHALMSGLSVVKSYCGHGIGELFHCAPNIPHYGRNKAVGVMKAGQTFTIEPMINAGVWRDRMWPDGWTVVTVDGKRSAQFEHTLLVTETGVEVLTARLPSSPNVFPWLSK from the exons ATGGCCGGCGGCTCAGATGTGGCGGAGGCGCTTTCCTGTGCTCAGTGCGGCAAGCCTGCTCATCTTCA GTGTCCAAAGTGCGTGGAGTTAAAGCTTCCTCGTGAAGGTGCTGCTTTCTG TACTCAGGATTGTTTCAAGGCTTCTTGGAGCTCACACAAATCAGTTCATTTGAAGGCAAAGCTGTCCGCACTTGGGACAAGTGCTGCTGGTGAACAAGATTCGCATTTAGCTAGTGAGGGTTGGCTATATTGCTTGAGAAAAGGGCAGAGTCGAAGTCCAAAACTTCCTCATTTTGATTGGACAGG AACACTCAGACCATATCCCATATCTATCAAGCGTATTGTACCTGCTCATATTGATAAACCTGACTGGGCTGTTGTT GGAATCCCAAAAGTTGAGCCCAATAGTGATTTGCAGCATGTTGTTGAG ATCAAAACTCCAGATCAAATTGAGAGAATGCGAGAAACTTGTCGA ATTGCAAGAGAGGTTTTGGATGCTGCAGCTCGGATGATCCGTCCTGGTGTAACAACGGATGAAATTGATCGAGTGGTTCATGAGGCAACTATTGACGCAG GAGGATATCCATCCCCTCtcaattattatttcttcccAAAGTCTTGCTGCAC gTCAGTTAATGAAGTAATATGCCATGGAATTCCCGATGCAAG GAAATTGGAGGATGGTGATATTGTAAATGTTGATGTCACTGTTTACTACAAAGGAGTTCATG GTGATTTAAATGAAACATATTTTGTGGGAAATGTCGATGAAGCATCTCGTCAGCTGGTACAGTGTACATATGAGTGCTTGGATAAAGCAATATCTATTG TTAAACCTGGAGTGAGATTTCGTGAAATTGGGGAAGTGATTAATCGCCATGCTTTAATGTCGGGGTTATCAGTG GTTAAATCATATTGCGGTCATGGTATTGGAGAGCTATTCCACTGTGCCCCAAATATTCCCCATTATGGAA GAAATAAAGCAGTTGGGGTGATGAAAGCTGGACAGACTTTTACAATTGAACCAATGATTAATGCAG GGGTTTGGCGTGATCGAATGTGGCCTGATGGATGGACCGTCGTTACTGTAGATGGCAAACGCAGTGCTCAGTTTGAGCACACTCTTTTG GTTACAGAAACTGGAGTCGAAGTTCTTACAGCTCGGCTCCCTTCATCTCCCAATGTGTTTCCCTGGCTAAGTAAGTAA
- the LOC18614329 gene encoding LOW QUALITY PROTEIN: probable pectinesterase/pectinesterase inhibitor 36 (The sequence of the model RefSeq protein was modified relative to this genomic sequence to represent the inferred CDS: deleted 1 base in 1 codon; substituted 2 bases at 2 genomic stop codons) has protein sequence MSASVTTFLLLLAMATTSCSQELAEVVQMAKTMVVQSRNWAKASETLHGLDRSALNYHGMGLRDCVKLYDDSESRLSLLLSRQSYTTLDDARTWLSGVPANHRTCLEGLGERGVVIQDHADAHQNLTTLLSEALALYGKHVVIKXELLPRPKFNQGGRLLASXNPATSRADFVVATDGSGTHKTINEAVAAVARMGNRRPQRVIIYVKSGVYSENVDIDRNVKNVRLVGDGMDKTIVTGSRNVPDGATILGSATFGVSGDGFWARDMTFENTAAPNKLQAVALRVSSDHSVFYRCSFKGYQNTLFVQSLRQFYRDCHIYRTIDFIFSDAPVVLKNCDIFVKRPMNQQANMITAQGREDSNENTGISIQGSRVRPAADFDSVKHLFKSYLGRPWKRYSRTVFLKTDLDGLIDPKEWTEWSGSFALSTLYYAEYMNTGSGASIAHRVNWPGFHVLDSAQEAVPFTVSRLIQGEAWIPETGVPFWPQI, from the exons ATGTCCGCTAGTGTCACCACCTTTCTCCTTCTCCTAGCCATGGCTACCACCTCTTGCTCTCAGGAACTTGCAGAGGTGGTTCAAATGGCCAAAACCATGGTTGTGCAATCGAGGAACTGGGCTAAGGCTTCCGAGACCCTGCATGGATTGGACCGTAGTGCCTTAAATTATCATGGCATGGGTCTACGTGACTGCGTTAAGCTGTATGATGATAGCGAGTCCAGGCTCTCGCTCTTGCTCTCTCGTCAAAGCTATACG ACCCTTGATGATGCTCGAACATGGCTGAGTGGCGTGCCGGCGAACCACAGGACTTGTCTGGAGGGGTTGGGCGAGAGGGGTGTTGTTATTCAAGATCATGCAGATGCTCACCAAAACCTGACAACTTTGCTTAGTGAAGCTTTGGCATTGTATGGGAAGCATGTTGTCATAAAGTAAG AGCTACTGCCTAGACCAAAATTCAACCAAGGCGGGCGACTTTTAGCATCTTGAAATCCAGCAACTTCAAGGGCTGATTTTGTCGTCGCAACGGATGGCTCCGGTACTCACAAAACAATCAATGAGGCAGTGGCTGCAGTTGCTAGGATGGGTAATAGGCGCCCCCAAAGAGTAATAATCTATGTGAAATCAGGGGTGTACAGTGAGAACGTAGACATAGACAGGAATGTGAAGAATGTAAGGTTGGTTGGTGATGGCATGGATAAAACAATTGTAACAGGCAGCCGAAATGTCCCCGATGGTGCTACCATTTTAGGCTCTGCAACATTTG GCGTATCAGGTGATGGGTTTTGGGCCAGGGACATGACTTTTGAGAACACAGCCGCTCCGAATAAACTTCAAGCAGTGGCATTAAGGGTAAGCTCAGACCACTCTGTGTTCTATCGCTGCAGCTTCAAGGGTTACCAGAACACCCTCTTTGTTCAGTCCCTAAGGCAGTTTTATCGCGATTGCCACATTTATCGCACAATTGATTTCATATTTAGTGATGCCCCGGTAGTCTTAAAAAACTGTGATATATTCGTAAAGAGACCGATGAATCAACAAGCTAACATGATCACTGCGCAAGGGAGAGAAGATTCTAATGAAAACACAGGGATTTCAATTCAAGGATCGCGCGTAAGGCCAGCAGCTGATTTCGATTCTGTCAAGCATTTGTTCAAGAGTTATTTAGGTAGGCCATGGAAAAGATATTCCAGGACAGTGTTTTTGAAGACAGACCTTGATGGTTTAATCGATCCAAAGGAATGGACGGAATGGAGTGGCAGTTTTGCTCTTTCAACACTATACTATGCTGAGTACATGAATACAGGTAGCGGTGCTTCGATTGCACACAGAGTGAACTGGCCTGGCTTTCATGTGCTCGACAGTGCCCAAGAGGCTGTCCCTTTTACAGTGAGCAGGCTCATACAAGGAGAGGCCTGGATTCCAGAGACTGGTGTGCCATTCTGGCCTCAAATCTAA